Genomic DNA from Gimesia aquarii:
AAACGGCTTGTCTTAATTAGCAGAGAGAAATCGATTGACATTTTTATTAAAACCTTATTAAGATCATTTTAGTCAGCTGTATATTAATGCGATAGTCTATATTGATAAGTGTTTTAGTTTATCTGTGTCGTGTTATGTTTCATTGATGCTAGTTTGATTTCCCCTATTCTATGGTGTTTAACATCACTTCATCTCTAAATTTTTTGTCATATCCATCATTTCTTGAATTGGTTTGCGTTAAGTATTTTTTAGTGACTATTTTTTATTTTTTCCAAAGGAACTGAAACATGAAGCTGAAACGTTCGCAGAAGAGTGGTTTTACTTTGATTGAATTGCTAGTGGTGATTGCCATTATTGCAATTTTGATCGCATTACTGCTGCCGGCAGTTCAACAGGCCCGTGAGGCGGCCCGACGTTCCACATGTAAGAATAACCTTAAGCAGTTTGGTTTAGCGATGCATAATTACCATGAAGCACATGGAATGTTTCCTATCGCTAATGCACCATCTATTACAGACTCTTGTACCGGAACTTGTGCTTGGCGTGCAATGAGTGCCCATGCTTTGCTTTTACCTTATATGGATCAGGCAAATATATACAATCAGATCGATTGGAATTTGATGTATAATACCGGAGTGAATGCTCCTCTGAATAATGAAGTTATTCCAGCTTTCTTGTGCCCTTCTGACTTAAAGTGGGCTGGTGCTGATACGGGTAATAATTATGCGGTGAGTGCGGGTCCTTCTGGTTGGTGGAGAGTTGGTACTGGAGATCAAGTCGGAATTTTTAATTTTAGCAAGCCGACCCGTATCAGTGACGTTCTTGACGGAACTTCAAATACGATCGCCGCCGGTGAACGAACCATTGGTGATAATAACGGTGGTAAGTTTAATGTCAAAACAGACTTAGTTCGAGCACAGGCATTTCCCAGTGGATGGACAAACTCTTTTGCAACAAAGGCAGTACTTGATGCATATGGAACTCAAGCGCTTGCAGGAACCTCAAATACACACAGCCATGTCGGCCGAGAATGGATGAATGGTATCGGTGGTCAAACTGTATTCAATACCTTGAATCCTCCCAACTCACCTAATCCGGATGCTCATCCTTGTGGCGGTTGTGGCTGGTATGATTCGGCAGGAGTCTGGTCTGCTAGAAGTCGGCATACAGGTGGCGCTCATGTTTTAATGGGTGATGGTGCTGTAAGATTTGCCAGCGATAATATTGACATCACTCTCTGGCAGGGGCTTGGTTCCGCTGCGGGTGAAGAAGTGACCGGTGAATGGTAAGCCACAAAGTTACTTGAGTTAATATAGCTTTCCATGAGGGCGATTCTCACAAAAATGAGTTTCGCTCTCTTTTCATTCCTTACCTGTCGGTTTCACACCGTGAGCTGCACTGCATCATAGCCAGTGTTCTGATAGTAATTCTAACCTCCATCAATAAACGATTTCTAAAAATAAAGGGCCTTAAAAGATGAAAATAGCTTCAACCGTTCTATTGCTTGTATTATTTATCTCGATTACGGGATGTGGCGGTGCTACTAATGACACGGCTGGTGATAGTGATGGATCTGCCACAAACAATATCACTTCAACTGCTGATATGAAGACGGCCTTAGAATCAATCGCTAAAACAGGTGAGATGGGGAGTGCGGCAATGGGATTTCGAGAGACACTTGAAGGCTTGAAGCAATCTGATGCAGCAAAGGCTGATAAATTGCTAGCCGATTTAGATAAACTGGAGGCTGCCTCGAGTCCGGCAGCAGTCAAAAAAATTGCCAAACAAATGGTAGATAAACTCTAAGGCTAAATCAGAAAAACATAAAGTCCCTGGTAGATCACACTACCAGGGACTTTTTTAGTTTATTCACTTAGGCTTTTCCGATACGGTTTGTCTTCTTGTATCCAAAGGAAATCTTCGAACTCACCCTAATTAAATATGCTAGAATGAGAAACTTGTGATCCTTTTTTATTTACCTTTGATGGCATATAAACGGTCAAAGGCTCTCAAATAAAGTACTCCCTCGCTGATTGCCGGAGTGGAATAGAACGTACCGGGTAATTGATTCTCAGCAATAACGTTGCCTGTCTCAGGGCTAATGACTGTGCAAAGTCCATCGGTGTTGAGAAAATAAACTTTTCCATCACCGGCCACCAATGCTGAAAAATATTCTCCTTTCATGCGCTTTTTCCAGAGTGGGTTTCCATTTTTTAGATCTACACAAGTGGCAATACCATTTTGACTCACCATGTAAAGTTTGCCATTCAGAATTAGGGGAGTCGAAGAATCTGGAGTTGCGACATCATACTTCCATAAAAGGCCTGATTTTGTGAGATCCCCTGTTAGACCCTGTTTGAAAGCCTTAATGTATCCAAGTCCTCCACCTCCCGGATTACCCGACGTCGCAATTACCGTTTGAGAATCAGCCACGGGTGCTGCAATGATGCGCCCAAAGGGACTGGGGATATCCAGACCGCCGGCGATCCAGAGTTGTTTTCCTGTTTGGGGATCGTATGAATTTACATGTTCTGAACCAGAGACAAGTAACTCGGTTCTGGTTCCGTTTTGAAAAATAGTGGGGGTAGAATAGGCGTCGGCTCCATCTTTATGGGCTGGCAGTTTTCGGTTCACTTTCCAGACTTCTTTCCCGCTTCTCTTATCAAAGGCCACAACATAAGAGGGGCCTTTGGTGATGCAGGTGACAAATAGTAAATCTCCCCATAAGCGGGGTGTTGAACCCATGCCGAACGTAATATTGTAGGGACCATAATCTTTCACAAGATCACGTTTCCACTGAATTTCTCCCGATTTTGCATCAAGACATACCAGAAGCCCTGTACCAAAGAAAGCCCAGATATTCTGGTTATCAGCAATCGGTGAAGGAGTTGCCGCATTGTGTCGGTGTACCCAGAGGTTACGTGGGCCGGGAGCTGACAATGAGCCGGACCCTACTTTGACTCTACGAAATTCCTGACCACTTTCGCGATCAAAAGAAATAACCCAGAGCGAATCATCATTGGTTTTTGTAGTGATATCAATTCGGTTGGCCGTGATTGCAGGAGAAGAGTTTGCTCGTCCTGGTAAA
This window encodes:
- a CDS encoding DUF1559 domain-containing protein, whose translation is MKLKRSQKSGFTLIELLVVIAIIAILIALLLPAVQQAREAARRSTCKNNLKQFGLAMHNYHEAHGMFPIANAPSITDSCTGTCAWRAMSAHALLLPYMDQANIYNQIDWNLMYNTGVNAPLNNEVIPAFLCPSDLKWAGADTGNNYAVSAGPSGWWRVGTGDQVGIFNFSKPTRISDVLDGTSNTIAAGERTIGDNNGGKFNVKTDLVRAQAFPSGWTNSFATKAVLDAYGTQALAGTSNTHSHVGREWMNGIGGQTVFNTLNPPNSPNPDAHPCGGCGWYDSAGVWSARSRHTGGAHVLMGDGAVRFASDNIDITLWQGLGSAAGEEVTGEW
- a CDS encoding outer membrane protein assembly factor BamB family protein yields the protein MRFSERIFSVLVFCLLMPTISAAEIWPQFRGATGSGISTEKNLPAKWSQDQGVFWSAALPGRANSSPAITANRIDITTKTNDDSLWVISFDRESGQEFRRVKVGSGSLSAPGPRNLWVHRHNAATPSPIADNQNIWAFFGTGLLVCLDAKSGEIQWKRDLVKDYGPYNITFGMGSTPRLWGDLLFVTCITKGPSYVVAFDKRSGKEVWKVNRKLPAHKDGADAYSTPTIFQNGTRTELLVSGSEHVNSYDPQTGKQLWIAGGLDIPSPFGRIIAAPVADSQTVIATSGNPGGGGLGYIKAFKQGLTGDLTKSGLLWKYDVATPDSSTPLILNGKLYMVSQNGIATCVDLKNGNPLWKKRMKGEYFSALVAGDGKVYFLNTDGLCTVISPETGNVIAENQLPGTFYSTPAISEGVLYLRAFDRLYAIKGK